ACAGCATTATTTTTAATAAAATACGATGAATTACAATTTCAACGAAATAGAAGCCAAGTGGCAAAAGTATTGGGCCGAAAACCAAACATTCAAAGCCGAAAATAATAGCGATAAACCTAAGTATTATGTACTGGATATGTTTCCATACCCCAGTGGTGCGGGGTTGCATGTGGGGCATCCGTTAGGGTATATTGCTTCTGATATTTATGCGCGCTACAAACGCCACCAAGGCTTTAACGTATTGCACCCACAAGGCTACGACAGTTTTGGTTTGCCTGCCGAGCAATATGCTATTCAAACGGGACAGCACCCAGCCATTACAACGGCCGATAATATAAAAACCTACCGCCGCCAGTTGGACCAAATTGGTTTTTCTTTCGATTGGAGTCGTGAAGTTCGTACATCAGACCCGAGCTATTATAAGTGGACACAGTGGATTTTTATCCAATTGTTCAACTCGTGGTATAATTATAAAAGCGATAAGGCTGAAGATATTTCAGAACTTATAAAGTTATTTGAAGTTGAAGGTAATGCTAACGTCAATGCGGCTTGCGATGACGATGTGGAATTTTTTACCGCATCGGATTGGAATATTTTCGACGATGTTAAAAAACAAGAAATACTACTCCAATACCGTTTAACCTACTTGGCGGAAACCGAAGTAAACTGGTGCCCCGCACTAGGAACGGTTTTAGCAAACGATGAAATTGTTAACGGTGTGTCTGAGCGTGGTGGCCACCCTGTAGTGCGTAAAAAAATGACCCAATGGAGCATGCGTATTTCGGCTTATGCCGAGCGCTTGTTGCAAGGTTTGGAAAAAATAGATTGGACCGATTCGTTAAAGGAAAGTCAACGCAACTGGATTGGGAAATCGGTTGGTGCTACTGTAACTTTTAATGTAAAAAATCACGATGAAGTGATTGAAGTGTTCACTACGCGTCCGGATACTATTTTCGGTGTGAGTTTTATGACTCTGGCACCAGAACACGACTTAGTATCTAAAATTACAACGTCCGAACAAAAAGCCGAAGTTGAAGCCTACATTGAAGCGACCGCAAAACGCAGTGAACGTGAGCGTATGGCAGATGTAAAAACTATTACAGGTGCCTTTACAGGGGCTTATGCCGAGCATCCGTTTACTAAAGAACCAATTCCGATTTGGATTGGCGATTACGTATTGGCGGGCTACGGTACCGGAGCGGTAATGAGTGTGCCTAGTGGCGACCAACGTGATTACGATTTTGCAAAACATTTCAACATCCCAATTCCTAATATTTTTGAGGGTGTCGATATTTCAAAAGAAGCTTTTGCCGATAAAGAAAATACCATTATTGCCAATAGTGATTTCCTTAATGGGCTCAACCATAAAAAAGCCACCAAGCGTGTTATTTTCGAATTGGAAAAATTAGGACAAGGCCAAGGAAAAACCAATTATCGCTTGCGCGATGCTGTTTTTAGCCGCCAACGTTACTGGGGGGAGCCATTTCCAGTGTACTATGTAAATGGCATGCCACAAATGATTGATGAGCAACATTTGCCGATTAAATTGCCCGAGGTTGAAAAATATTTACCTACCGAAACGGGCGAACCACCATTAGGCAACGCCACCGTTTGGGCTTGGGATACGGAGAAAAACGACGTCGTTTCGAACGATTTGATAGACCATAAAACCGTGTTTCCGTTAGAGTTGAACACCATGCCGGGTTGGGCGGGTAGTTCATGGTATTTTAACCGTTACATGGATGCCAATAACAACGAATCGTTTGCAAGCCCAGAGGCTTTAAACTACTGGAAAGATGTCGATTTATACATTGGCGGTAGCGAGCACGCCACAGGGCATTTGCTATACTCGCGATTTTGGCAAAAATTCTTGTTCGATAAAGGTCAAGTACCTGTTGATGAGTTTGCCAAAAAACTGATTAACCAAGGGATGATTTTGGGGACGAGTGCTTTTATTTATAGAGTTGATTTAGGAAGTTTTGGTTTTGAAGTCAAAGGAGATGATATAAAGGGGCAATTAAATAAATTTAATGTTTTTGTTTCATTAGGAAAATTAGATTCCTTAAAGAATTCGACGAATGAGCTGATAGATTTCAATAACTTTATAAGGGATGAATTTCAAGAGGTTAATTTAGATAAGGGTAAGTTAGTCCATGTAAATATTGATTTAAATAAAGTTCACCCAATCCATGTTAAGGTGAAGTATGTTAATTCTTCTGACGAATTGGATATTAGAGGCTTAAAGGCTGATGAAGAGTTTGGTGAAGATTATCAAGAAGCTATTTTTATAGGAGAGACTGGGAAAAATATAAAAAACGATAATGATATTTATAAAGTTGGCCGCGAAGTTGAAAAAATGTCCAAATCTAAATACAACGTGGTTAACCCCGATGAAATATGTCAACAATACGGCGCCGATAGTTTGCGTCTTTACGAAATGTTCCTTGGGCCTTTAGAGCAATACAAACCTTGGAATACGGCTGGTATAACGGGTGTGCATTCGTTTCTTAAAAAACTTTGGAAATTATATGTGGGCGACAATGGACTAAAAGTTACCGATGCCGAGCCAAGTAAAGACAGCTTAAAAACCTTGCACAAAACCATTAAAAAGGTTCAGGAAGATATCGAGAATTTTTCATTCAATACCTCAGTTTCTACTTTTATGATTGCGGTAAACGAATTAACATCTCAAAAGTGTACTTCAAAAGACATTTTAGAACCTCTGTTGGTTTTGATTTCTCCGTATGCGCCGCATATAGCCGAAGAGCTATGGAGCCAGTTGGGGCACAACGAGAGTATTTCAACCGCAAAATTCCCAAAATTTGATGAAAGCCATTTGGTGGAGAGTAGTAAAAACTACCCGATCTCCTTCAACGGTAAAATGCGTTTTACGTTAGAGTTGCCTTTAGACATGAGCAAAGAAGACATCGAAAAAACGGTATTGGCCAACGAAAAAACACTAGACCAATTGCAGGGCAGAACACCCAAGAAAGTTATTGTAGTTCCTGGTAAAATTGTGAATATTGTTGGGTAATTATATAGAAATTATTGGTTTTATAGCTGCGGTATTAACTACCGCGGCTTTTTTGCCTCAGGTTTACAAAACTTGGAAAACCAAAGATGTTTCGTCGCTATCCTTACCCATGCTTTTAATGTTTTTTATTGGGGTTTTAGCATGGTTAATTTATGGGTTTTTAACTCACAGTCCGTCTATGATTTTCGCCAACAGTATCACTATTGTTTCGGCATTTCTACTTATTTATTTTAAGATTGCTTACGGTAAATTTTAGCAATTAAAGTCATTGTTTGGTCGTCAGATTTTATTTTATAGTTTTTCCTTTTAAAATTGTAAGATAGTGGTTCGCTTGTTTGTAATGGCAACTTTTTATTCTCCGCAAATCGACAAAGTGTAAACTGAGAATTTCTAAAAAATCGAGGTCTGTAAATGGTCATTTTCACGAATTTCATTAATTCTATAAAACCGATGTGTTTTGTGGAATTGTTATAAAAACGTTAAATCGAGTATTAAATATTTAACAAAAGCAATGTTTTTGTGTTTTTTATAAATTCATTGTTGTAATATTGTGGGGTGTTAAGACTAATTTAAAAATCATATTTCTATGAAAATTGGAGTTCCTATTGAATTGAAAAACAACGAAAATCGAGTGGGCATGACGCCTTCTGGTGTTTTTGAATTGACTAAAAGAAATCACGAGGTTTTTGTGCAAAAAAATGCTGGTTTTAATAGTGGTTTTTTAGATGAAGATTATAAAAATGCCGGGGCAACCATTCTTGAGACCATTGAGGCTATTTACGATACGGCCGAAATGATTGTAAAGGTAAAAGAACCCATTGAGCAGGAATACGATTTAATTAAGCCCAACCAAGTGGTCTTTACTTACTTTCATTTTGCATCCAGTGAGCCACTTACCAATGCGATGCTGAAAAGCAGGGCCATTTGTATTGCTTACGAAACGGTAGAGGATG
This genomic stretch from Flavobacteriaceae bacterium GSB9 harbors:
- a CDS encoding leucine--tRNA ligase, whose product is MNYNFNEIEAKWQKYWAENQTFKAENNSDKPKYYVLDMFPYPSGAGLHVGHPLGYIASDIYARYKRHQGFNVLHPQGYDSFGLPAEQYAIQTGQHPAITTADNIKTYRRQLDQIGFSFDWSREVRTSDPSYYKWTQWIFIQLFNSWYNYKSDKAEDISELIKLFEVEGNANVNAACDDDVEFFTASDWNIFDDVKKQEILLQYRLTYLAETEVNWCPALGTVLANDEIVNGVSERGGHPVVRKKMTQWSMRISAYAERLLQGLEKIDWTDSLKESQRNWIGKSVGATVTFNVKNHDEVIEVFTTRPDTIFGVSFMTLAPEHDLVSKITTSEQKAEVEAYIEATAKRSERERMADVKTITGAFTGAYAEHPFTKEPIPIWIGDYVLAGYGTGAVMSVPSGDQRDYDFAKHFNIPIPNIFEGVDISKEAFADKENTIIANSDFLNGLNHKKATKRVIFELEKLGQGQGKTNYRLRDAVFSRQRYWGEPFPVYYVNGMPQMIDEQHLPIKLPEVEKYLPTETGEPPLGNATVWAWDTEKNDVVSNDLIDHKTVFPLELNTMPGWAGSSWYFNRYMDANNNESFASPEALNYWKDVDLYIGGSEHATGHLLYSRFWQKFLFDKGQVPVDEFAKKLINQGMILGTSAFIYRVDLGSFGFEVKGDDIKGQLNKFNVFVSLGKLDSLKNSTNELIDFNNFIRDEFQEVNLDKGKLVHVNIDLNKVHPIHVKVKYVNSSDELDIRGLKADEEFGEDYQEAIFIGETGKNIKNDNDIYKVGREVEKMSKSKYNVVNPDEICQQYGADSLRLYEMFLGPLEQYKPWNTAGITGVHSFLKKLWKLYVGDNGLKVTDAEPSKDSLKTLHKTIKKVQEDIENFSFNTSVSTFMIAVNELTSQKCTSKDILEPLLVLISPYAPHIAEELWSQLGHNESISTAKFPKFDESHLVESSKNYPISFNGKMRFTLELPLDMSKEDIEKTVLANEKTLDQLQGRTPKKVIVVPGKIVNIVG
- a CDS encoding SemiSWEET transporter, which gives rise to MLGNYIEIIGFIAAVLTTAAFLPQVYKTWKTKDVSSLSLPMLLMFFIGVLAWLIYGFLTHSPSMIFANSITIVSAFLLIYFKIAYGKF